One part of the Tachysurus fulvidraco isolate hzauxx_2018 chromosome 23, HZAU_PFXX_2.0, whole genome shotgun sequence genome encodes these proteins:
- the LOC113641789 gene encoding teashirt homolog 2 isoform X2, with translation MPRRKQQAPRRAAVYEPDDDVGAPEPVAEEEGENDMQNEDEGSEKTSTKIPEDKETDNKSSYSFQNSPVSVLSNQEVELESRLSDGSDRLSDFKASSPPESLRDTENHGSKPKDEMYSSLEKMRATYVNFLSDSYWTNIGLDLKVGNTGSKPNCDSSNATTKREFDWHQDALSKTLQQTLSPKPVSKPNLFSSVHLYRQSSKACGTVFTGASRFRCKDCSAAYDTLVELTVHMNKSGHYQDDNHSRQGIASTSSSKSRKRNLQDMEGKEDAQKVLKCMFCGHSFDSLQDLSVHMIKTKHYQKVPLKEPIPVITPKLVPPAKKRAFESTRPCSPDSTTGTIGYSEAQRSAGLTNAPNSRYGYQNGASYTWQFETCKSQILKCMECGSSHDTLQQLTTHMMVTGHFIKVTNSASKKGKQLTLDPLAIEKMQTLAEPTVNESERQKASPKSTASGDSHKSSPKEKKPDQEEERKKDDQQDEADQKCTDGSFKYPYLREEDLEQGASGGGDILKSLANTVATAINKAQTGTPSWSAYPSIHAAYQLSGVIKNAPLSASPPIQVKQSHSHRLRLIAPKGKFYQGLRGHESFQGHHNPDIKKERGDASDDKESQNSKFDLAENDDSDCQDDSSSSSKLDADCVSEGNDTIKGKLSPAFSDTANPSPSPPASNGHSSSSDFVSDSQEVPTINPLSALQSVLNNHLGKANKPRQEGVLSQRIQPIFSELSRGLEKPGSVLTSSAVIRANRNFLFTNNDQPIDLTKNKHNKLSSSLSSQSSTPMPQKHALSDIADMVKVLPKATTPKPSIPSRVPAMKLESDVRRFEDVSSEVYSVHKRKGRQSNWNPQHLLILQAQFASSLFQTSEGKYLLSDLGPQERMHISKFTGLSMTTISHWLANVKYQLRKTGGTKFLKNMDTGHPVFYCNDCASQFRMPSAFISHLESHLGFQIKDMSKLPVEHQTKVAEPELAKAFSVRMTEALVTEEDIDSKFKCKLCSRTFASNHAVKLHLSKTHSKSPENHSQFVEMDKE, from the coding sequence tgTATGAGCCTGATGATGATGTCGGTGCCCCTGAACCAGTGGCAGAGGAGGAGGGAGAAAATGACATGCAAAATGAAGATGAGGGGTCTGAAAAGACCAGCACTAAGATTCCTGAGGACAAGGAAACCGACAACAAGAGCAGCTACAGCTTCCAGAATTCTCCAGTCAGCGTCTTGTCCAACCAGGAAGTCGAACTGGAGTCCCGTCTGAGTGATGGCAGCGACAGACTATCTGACTTCAAGGCCTCTTCCCCACCAGAGAGTCTGAGGGACACTGAGAACCATGGTTCAAAACCAAAAGACGAGATGTACAGCAGCCTTGAGAAAATGAGGGCAACTTATGTCAACTTCCTCTCAGACTCCTACTGGACCAATATCGGACTAGACCTTAAGGTTGGCAACACCGGCAGCAAGCCAAACTGTGACAGCTCCAACGCAACGACGAAGCGTGAGTTTGACTGGCATCAGGATGCACTGTCCAAAACCTTACAGCAAACACTGTCACCAAAACCTGTGTCAAAGCCCAACCTGTTCAGCTCAGTTCACCTGTACAGGCAGAGCAGCAAAGCATGTGGTACAGTCTTCACAGGGGCCAGTCGATTCCGCTGCAAAGACTGCAGTGCAGCATATGACACTTTAGTAGAATTGACAGTGCATATGAACAAGAGCGGTCACTACCAAGATGACAACCATAGCAGACAAGGAATTGCTTCCACTTCATCATCCAAAAGCCGGAAGAGGAATCTACAAGACATGGAAGGCAAGGAGGATGCACAGAAAGTCCTGAAATGCATGTTTTGTGGACATTCTTTTGACTCTCTCCAAGACCTAAGTGTCCACATGATAAAAACTAAACATTACCAGAAAGTGCCTTTGAAAGAACCTATTCCAGTAATCACTCCTAAATTAGTTCCACCAGCAAAGAAGCGTGCCTTTGAATCTACAAGGCCTTGTTCCCCCGACTCTACTACTGGTACTATAGGCTACAGTGAAGCCCAAAGGTCAGCTGGTCTTACAAATGCTCCAAACAGCCGATATGGCTATCAGAATGGTGCTAGCTACACATGGCAGTTTGAAACATGCAAATCCCAGATTCTAAAGTGCATGGAATGTGGAAGTTCACATGATACTCTTCAACAGCTGACCACTCATATGATGGTTACCGGCCATTTCATCAAAGTAACAAATTCAGCATCCAAGAAGGGTAAACAATTAACTCTTGATCCGTTAGCGATAGAAAAGATGCAGACACTAGCGGAACCAACTGTTAATGAATCTGAGAGACAGAAGGCCTCCCCAAAGAGTACTGCCTCTGGGGATTCTCATAAATCTTCCCCAAAGGAAAAGAAACCTGAccaagaagaagagagaaaaaaagatgacCAGCAAGACGAGGCAGATCAAAAGTGTACTGATGGTAGTTTTAAATACCCATACCTACGAGAGGAGGACCTGGAGCAAGGAGCCAGCGGAGGGGGTGATATACTGAAATCTTTAGCCAACACAGTGGCCACAGCAATTAATAAGGCTCAGACTGGGACACCCAGCTGGAGTGCTTACCCGAGCATACATGCAGCTTACCAGCTATCAGGCGTAATTAAGAACGCCCCTCTTTCTGCCTCTCCCCCCATACAGGTCAAACAGAGTCACAGCCACAGATTGAGGCTCATTGCCCCTAAAGGAAAGTTTTATCAGGGACTTCGAGGACACGAGAGTTTCCAGGGACATCACAATCCGGACATCAAGAAGGAGAGGGGCGATGCATCCGACGACAAAGAGAGCCAGAACAGCAAGTTTGATCTGGCAGAGAATGATGACAGTGATTGTCAGGAtgattcctcttcctcttcaaaGCTGGATGCAGACTGTGTAAGTGAAGGGAATGACACGATCAAAGGGAAGTTGAGCCCAGCTTTCTCTGACACAGCCAACCCTTCACCGAGCCCTCCTGCCAGCAATGGGCACAGCAGTTCCTCAGACTTTGTCAGCGACTCTCAGGAAGTCCCTACTATAAACCCTTTAAGTGCACTACAGTCTGTCTTGAACAATCATTTGGGGAAGGCAAATAAGCCAAGGCAAGAGGGGGTTCTGTCACAACGCATCCAACCCATATTCTCAGAACTAAGCCGAGGTCTAGAGAAACCAGGTTCGGTCCTCACATCCTCCGCTGTCATCAGGGCCAACAGAAACTTCTTGTTCACAAATAATGACCAGCCAATAGacttaacaaaaaacaaacataacaaaCTGAGTTCTTCTCTTTCATCGCAGTCCTCCACTCCTATGCCTCAGAAACATGCACTGTCTGACATTGCTGACATGGTGAAGGTTCTTCCCAAAGCCACGACGCCAAAGCCCTCAATACCATCCAGAGTGCCTGCTATGAAACTAGAGTCAGACGTGAGGCGGTTTGAAGATGTGTCCAGTGAGGTGTATTCTGTCCACAAACGTAAAGGCAGGCAATCAAACTGGAACCCTCAGCACTTGCTCATTCTTCAAGCCCAGTTTGCATCCAGTCTCTTTCAGACCTCCGAGGGCAAGTATCTTCTCTCTGATCTTGGTCCTCAGGAACGAATGCACATATCCAAGTTTACCGGACTCTCTATGACTACCATCAGCCACTGGCTAGCCAACGTTAAATACCAACTTAGGAAAACAGGTGGGACCAAATTTTTAAAGAACATGGACACAGGCCACCCGGTCTTCTATTGCAACGACTGTGCATCCCAGTTTAGGATGCCATCTGCTTTCATTTCCCATCTTGAATCTCATCTCGGTTTTCAGATCAAAGACATGAGCAAACTGCCAGTCGAGCACCAGACAAAGGTAGCAGAGCCTGAACTGGCGAAAGCTTTCAGTGTTAGAATGACTGAAGCACTGGTGACAGAGGAAGACATTGACTCAAAATTCAAATGCAAGCTTTGTAGTCGGACATTTGCCAGCAACCATGCAGTCAAACTTCACTTGAGTAAAACCCACAGCAAATCTCCAGAGAATCATTCACAATTTGTTGAAATGGACAAAGAGTAG